The genomic stretch ttatttttgaaactgtagcaaagctaactaaaaagcagcattccccaagtgaggatggctttcacttcagcagtaataaattcatgaacttctttgaggaaaatatcatgattattagaaagcaaattacgaactcctctttaaatctgcatattccttcaaagctcagttgtcctgagtctgcacaactctgccaggacctaggatcaagagagacactcaagtgttttagtactatatctcttgacacgatgaaaataatcatggcctctaaaccttcaagctgcatactggaccctattccaactaaactactgaaagagctgcttcctgtgcttggccctcctatgttgaacataataaacggctctctatccaccggatgtgtaccaaactcactaaaagtggcagtaataaagcctctcttgaaaaaggcAGAAAACATTGACccataaaatataaaaaactatcggcctatatcgaatcttccattcctctcaaatattttagaaaaggctgttgcgcagccactcactgccttcctgaagacaaacaatgtatatgaaatgcttcagtctggttttagaccccatcgtagcactgagactgcacttgtgaaggtggtaaatgtccttttaatggcatcagaccgaggctctgcatctgtcctcgtgctcctagaccttagtgctgcttttgataccatcgatcactacattcttttggagagattggaaacccgaattggtctacacggacaggTTCtcgcctggtttagatcttatctgttggaaagatatcagtttgtctctgtgtctctgacaaatcaactgtaaatgttggtgttcctcaaggttccgttttagcaccactatatattttacctcttggatGTCAtccgaaaacataatgttaactttcactgctatgcggatgacacgcagctgtacatttcaattaaacatggtgaagcccaaattgccctcgctagaagcctgtgtttcagatataattctaactttatttaactaggcaagtcagttaagaacaaatccttattttcaatgacagcctaggagcagtgggttaactgcctgttcaggagcagaacgacagatttgtaccttgtcagcttggggatttgaacttgcaacctttcaattactagtccaacgctctaaccactaggccctgCCACCCAACGAagtaaggaagtggatggctgcaaatttctacttttaaactcggacaaaacagagatgcttgttctaggtcccaagaaacaaagagatcttctgttgaatatGAAAATtactcttaatggttgtacagtcgtctcaaataaaactgtgaagaacctcggcgttactctggaccctgatctctcttttgacgaacatatcaagactgtttcaaggacagcttttttccatatacgtaacattgcaaaaatcagaaactttctgtccaaaaatgatgcagaaaaatgtatccatgcttttgttacttctaggttagactactgcaatgctctagtttccggctacccggataaagcactaagtaaacttcagttagtgctaaatacagctgctagaatcctgactagaaccaaaaaatgcgatcatattactccagtgctagcctccccacactggcttcctgtcaaggcaatgGCTGATTTTAAAGTTTTACTGCTaatctacaaagcattacatggacttgctcctaactatctctctgatttggtcctgccgtacatacctacacgtacgctatggtcacaagacgcaggcctcctaattatccctagaatttataagcaaacagctggaggcagggctttcacctatagagctccatttttatggaatggtctgcctacccatgtgagagacgcagtcTCTGTCTCAACTtctaagtctttactgaagactcatctcttcagtgggtcatatgattgagtgtagtctggcccaggagtgtgaaggtgaacggaaaggctctggagcaacgaaccgcccttgctgtctctgcctggccggttcccctttctccactgggattctctgcctctaaccctattacaggggctgaatcACTGgcctactggtgctcttccacgccatccctaggaggggtgcgtcacttgagtgggttgagtcactgacgtggtcatcctgtctgggttggcgccccccttgggttgtgccgtggcggagatctttgtgggctatattcggccttgtctcaggatggtaagttggtggttgaagatatccctctagtggtgtgggggctgtgctttggcaaagtgggaggggttatatccttcatgtttggccctgtctggggtatcatcggatggggccacagtgtctcctgacccctcctgtctcagcctccagtatttatgctgcagtagtttatgtgtcggggggctagggtcagtttgttatttctggagtacttctcctctCTGATCCGGTGTCCTATGTGAATTTAAGtacgctctctctaattctctctctctttctctctttctttctctctctcggaggacctgagccataggaccatgcctcaggactacctggcatgatgactccttactgtccccagtccaccttgccgtgctgctgctccagtttcaactgttctgccttcggctatggaatcctgacctgttcaccggacgtgctacctatcccagacctattatttgaacatgctggtaatttatgaacatttgaacatcttggccatgttctgttataatctccacccggcacagccagaagtggagtttttcctagccaacgtgcttcaacacctgcattgcttgctgtttgtggttttaggctgggtttctgtacagcacttggagatatcagctgatgtacgatgggctatataaatacatttgatttgatttaatttgagttAAACTTACcagggaatacaattctctcacattaacGGTTCAACATCAccttacatcatttcacaaatagtttaatctttactcattcattttatacaataactAGACGCAAACCTCATAATGGAGCCAtatgtataaacagagttatggtaatgtggctgtattgtctttcatgaggtcacaaacatgaaacaaaatgggccgggtcgtagctggcttctccaccgaccgcttacacattctccaaaacatggatattgttcagttctcaggttctgtgatgtagaagaagttccttttctactgtgaaactctctctctctctatactgcatGGCCAGAAGTcgagagtctcctccaggaacttatgacctgagataacagaacctgggtgtaggagggagagagggagagtgggatgcCACGCTCTATCCCCAGAAAGTGCCATGTCATGacaggtgcttcaaaaaagtactgagtaaagggtctgaactccaatttgcataccgccctaacagatccacagatgatgcaatctctattgcactccacactgccctttcccacctggacaaaaggaacacctatgtgagaatgctattcattgactacagctcagcgttcagcacaatagtgccctcaaagctcataaataagctaaggaccctgggactaaacacctccctctgcagctggatcctggacttcctgacgggccgcccctaggcaataagggtaggtaacaacacatccgccacgctgaccctcaacacaagggcccctcaggggtgcgtgctcagtcccttcctatactccctgttcactcatgactgcatggtcaggcacgactccaacaccatcattaagtttgccgatgacacaacagtggtaggcctgatcaccgacaatgacgagacagcctatagggaggaggtcagagacctggccgggtggtgtcaggacaacaacctctccctcaatgtgatcaagacaaaggagatgattgtgaactacaggaaaaggaggaccgagcacactcCCATACTCAtctacggggctgtagtggagcaggttgagaaattcaagttccttggtgtccacatcaccaacaaattaacatggtccaagcacacctagacagtcgtgaagagaccatcgagagcatcctgactggttgcatcattgcctggtatggcaactgctcggcctccgaccgcaaggcactacagagggtagtgcatacggcccagtacatcaatggggccaagcttcctgccatccaggacctctataccaggaggtgtcagaggaaggccctaaaaattgtcaaagactccagccaccctagtcatagactgttctctctactaccgcacggcaagcggtaccggagcgctaagtctaggtccaagaggttaataaacagcttctactccgAAGCCGTAAGACGCTTATGAAATGGcgacccagactatttgcattgcctccccctcaccccctctttttctccgctgctactctctgtcattatctatgcatagtcactttaataacgctacctacatgtacatactgcctCAATTACTTCAAACagccggtgcccccgcacattgactctgtaccggtaccccctgtatatagtcttgctattgttattttactgcggctctttaattacttgttccttgtatttcttattcttattcataaTTTTtctaactacattgttggttaagggcttgtaaggaagcatttccctgtaaagtctacatttgttgtattcggcgcatgtgactaatacaatttgatttgatttgaatacttatgtaaatgtattatttcattgatttattttttttatacatttgcaacacatttttaaaacctgttttgtaattatggggtattgtgagtagattgatgagggaaaaatgttagaataaggctgatctgaattctttctgaatgcactgtacaattATAACTTTATCTTAGAGAAACATACTAGAAACAAATCTGTCTCATGAAAGGATTCACACTGTGACAGTTCAGATGATTGTGACAAAGAAACTGTTAATGTGTCATTTTATGCTGCTAACTGAAGTTCTCCTCGGCTCTGCCATTTGTAGTGCCTCTTATCTACAATTGATTAAAATGACATTTAATGTGTGCTGGAAAGGTTACAGGGGTGACCTTCTGATGTGGTACATATGTGGACTGCATCACTAACAGAGAGAAGTAGCCTTGAGTTCTTCACTGAAATGATAGTGGTCATGTTACACTGATTAATCTTATTCTATAAAACAAGCATTCAGAAAGTGAATTTTTGTTTGTAATTCTGTAGTGAGGCTGTTGTTCTATCTCACTGATTACATGAACTGAATGTATAGTAGTTTAAGTTGGTGTGGTTAAGAGCCTTTGCAGGATAAATTACTATATGGACAGTAAACAAGAGGGAGAGAATCACTGTTGGGAGATTACACTGTAAATCTTTATGGCTTCATTGGAGGAGCTCTGCCTCTGAAGGTTCTCTCTCACCTTCACATAATTTACAGTGAGTGAATAACTGCCAAAAGACATGCCCTCTCAAAGCCTTAATTTCAGTCCTTGGTCTGGGTGGGAAAAGACAGTCGGGCGCAAATGCACAGGCATGTCCTAGTTTTCCTGACCTTGGCCTCATTTAAGCATAATGACCCTGTCATGAGAGTTCTCTGCCCTGCTGCCCTGATGATGGGGCGAAAGGAGGCTGAAAGTGATGTTAAAGGCTGAGGATGCTGGGTGGGTGGTGAGACTGAGCAGAGATAGGttaggtgtggtgtgtggtggggaATCTAACTTGACCCATCACGACCCGCTTTGAAGGACCTGTTTGAAGCCAGCAGAAGAGGAAGATGAAAGTGGGAACACAGCGTGGGCACCACAAGAACAAAGATCCCTTTTAAAAGCTGAAAAAAACACCTGATGCACCTCACCTTAATGCTATTCTATCAAAAGGCACTTTTACATCAACAGGGAGGGAAGTGGCTGTCTGACGTGGCTCACTCTTTGTCCTACAAAATGGAACAAAATAGAGGATggaaaaaacacagacagaaggtTGTAAATGTACTTGTGATGATAATCACCATGATAAAAGGGACACTGGTGATGGTGATTGTATCAACATGCAGGGAGAGAATCAACAGGCATGTTTTATACAACTGGGTCAAATATAGCTTCAGAAATGATATGGAAATCTGCTTGCCATGGTGATGCAGTAGCCATGTCAAACGGCTGTTACCTTTTGACATGGCTGTAACTGTATCTTGCTGTATGTAAAAGCACAACTATTTCTACTTGCAGGCACAATATGCTATTGTGAGCAAAGAGAAAAATGATGTATGGTGTTTATGTTGAAATAGTTATAATAATAATCAAGGAGTAACATACTAAATCACTAGAGTCCTGCTGCAGCAGTATGGTATATGGTATATTTTTGATACATCATTGCGCGTCTTCATCAAATTTGAAGACCCAGTTAGCCTCTAAATAGTGCACAGTATTGACATTCCATTAAAATAATAGACGTTTGAAAAAAATATTCTACACCAAATTTATTTTTTCTCTTTCACTCCTTTGCTCTCCAATGCTGCCCTTCTGTTTTTCCAGAGGTGAGCATGTTTGCTGTGTTCCGAAGCGCTCTTAACAAGGCTGTCAGCTGAAAGGTCACATTCAaaaaggaaggagagatagaaaaATAAGATTGAGTCCCTGCCACTCATGTCTGTGTTTAGATGAAGACACTGAATCTGACCTATACCAGGAAACCAGATTCAAGAGAGCCATCAGACATGGGGATTGTGGATGGTGGGGAGTGGATCGACAtgaagggggtgagagagagagggggagaaaagtaTAAAGGCACAGGCTGACAAATTCAACAAAAAAGGTTTGGCAAGCCTAAAGACTTTATTGTCTGTGCAATAACTGGGGCTTCAGTCTCAGCACTCACTTATTGACTGTTTATAAAAACTGCAGATGAGAAAAATGCATTTGCGGTGCACACACAGCATTTTTACTCCCATTGATTGTAACAACTAGGACTATCTCTGGATTTTAGCTGTTGCTTTTTATGGTAGAAAAAGTTGAAAGAACTCACGTACACAATCAGAATCATAGTTTTTCACGAGACAGGAATACCCACAGTTGTCACCACTTTATATAGCTTACATTTTACTTGGAGTATACATGCTGGACACAGCTTTGAATACTGCTGTTCAAAAACACCTCAGTTCTTACAAagtattccacatttttacacaACGTATCAAAATATCTACAATTAGAGGACAACAAAATTATTCAGTGCTGCGTAGCTGTGATCTAGTCTGCATGTATATGAAACTGCACAAGCAAGCTATTTAAGACAGCTTTAACAGACCGCTGTACAGCCTGAAACGTCAGAATGAACTCATTGGTTTTCTTGCAGTGCGCAGGGTGTGAGGGTAACGACCCTACAagtccctcctccactctcctcagtGCCcctgcccacctgtctatcttTCTTATTCTGGACACATTTACAGTGAGAGCAGCTGTGGAGGTGGATGGATGATCTTCTCAGTTAGATTCCTCCACTACGGCCCCATACACCACTTCACTGCTGTCCTGCACCCCGTGATTCAGATCTTCATCTgggagacacatggagagaggTGTCACAATCAGATAGGGAAagagtctctctcacacacacacacacacacacacacactttacattgAGGTAATCAGAATATCATGCCAGGTTATCCTACCTGCGGCCTGGTCCTGTGTGGTCTGAAGAGGAGTGTGTTTGTGGGGCTGCATCCCGCCTGGGGCCTCTACAGAGTTGGGATCCATAGGGGGCCAGCGGAGCTCCCCGCTTTCCACATTGCCCCCATCAGAGGGCTCCACCACAATAGAGGGAAGTCTCTTGGACAGCTTGGGATTCCGCTCATGGGTATCTGGGAAAATCTGGACACAAGAAGTAGGATGGATTGACTCTTTATTAGGGTGTTTTACTCTTTCTTATAGGGATTTGAAGTTCAAATCTGAGATCCTTGCAATGAGAGCTCATACAACATTTTACCAGAAAGATCCAAAATTAAAGGCACATTCATAATTAGTAGGCTGTCAATTAAACTCTTGGTTGAGTGactggtggatggatggatggatggatggattgaggCAACAGTAGACTCACCTGAAAGGATATGCCCTGATCCCCTGATGCTGCTCCAGCTACACTGAAGTCCTTTATCACAGGTTCCTGTGTGTTCATCACCTCAGTCATCCTATGAACAACAAGGGGACCAAGGCAATACTGCTGTTGTATACCCTTTTATGCAAAGAAAcggatacagatgtaggatcttaatttgatcaccatgTTGCAGGATAACATTCTTGCAATACACTtgttgtgtatttgaggtttaaaaaggcttctgaagtttgtaatttccatttagaaatttcagacttgattttcccttacaaaaatgtATAAACCCCAACAAAAatatccattcattataatccacataataattcacatttcctgttgctgcaggattattttcctgctgtagaaaactgtctcaaatgaagatcctacatctgaatTGCAGTTCTACTCAGAGCTACTCAAGTCAATTGTGATGCTTTTTAATCTCCCTTCTTGGTCATTCTTACTTCCCTCGCTCACTCAGCTGTTGCTTATTTGATGACAACTTAGATCAGAGAGTACAGTAGTGCCAAGCCAGCCTTTGTGGTCCAACGAGACAGCCCTAATGCTGAAAGTGTTTTGACACAGAAATCATAGTCACTCTACAGGGTCCTGTACTTCCAGTCTCACATGCAAATAAGCATACAGAAACCTGGCGCTTCAAGAACAACCTAAACTCAGAAAATATGAAGACAGTGTAGCAGAAACTTGTCTGAAGAAggcttcttttttttatttttatttttgatgtGAACGTAAGCAGCGTATGAAATGGGAATGAAAGTCTGTGTGATTTTCTGAGTATAGCAGTTGGCAAAGTTTGGAAAAAGACAGCTGATTTGGGTGTTTTCAAGTGTGTACTATGTAGTAATTACTGATGATATGAAAGTCTGAATTCTGTCCTTTAAACCTGGATGTGTTTTGTTTTTTCTTCCTTGTGTCGTATTACTATGGTATATTTTCAAGCTAATTGCTCCTTTATTCCTACTCAAAAGCACATTGTCCCTAGATGGAATTCCTGTGGTCATTTTGTGTCTTGACCCCTCGGCCGTCCTCGCTCCAAGGGAAAGGCTTCTCTTATTCAATATCAGTTGGGAAGTCATGGTTCAACGTAATTGCGAAAGCTTGGGTACACATTGCTGTGGGTTAAGAGTTTGGTATGTAGTGTTACTCCATATAAACACACCTACCTACTGTAATGATGGCATGACACCAACAGACATCAGGTTAAAATAAAATACCACAGCATGATGTGACTAGGAGGAAAGGTGTGTGAGTGATAAGATGGATGCAGATGGAAAGAATGTCATCAAGGTGCATCCAACTATTCAAACGCAAAGTCTGCATACATTCCAACCCAATAAATTGTTTCCCTTGTCTGAGACACAGGTTCAAATACAGTAAGTGTAATCTTTACTATTGTCCTATTTCAGAGCCAAGCAATATTGTTTAGCTGGAGTAACTGCTAAAATGCACTCACCTATATCCAATCCTTTCATATTAGTAAGGACTAAGAAATATGACATAGGAAAGGAGGCAGATCCTCGTATTAAGACGCACCCATGTCATACCCTGACACAATGTAGTTGCAATGTCCAGCTCTGTCCGAAATGCACACCCATAGACTCAGTGCTAAACTGTAAAACACTACATTTGAACACTCTATTCTCTATCATTATAGGATATTTGTGTTCGTCCTACGCCATTTGTTGATAAACACAAACTGTTTATAGGCTACTAACTCTAACTGTGCGCACCTTAATCATGAATGTCTGTCTACCTGTTTGGAGCGTTTACGTCCTTCAAAGCAGAGTTGAGGAAGATGTTTTTTTCAGAATCTTTTTTTTTTCGATAGAGAGAAATCCGAGTGGCAAGTGTCCTTATACACAGTGATATCCGAATGAAGTTTCCCCAGCACGCGAGGACTGGAGTATGCGCACTTGCGTAGTCGGGTGACTCGACTGACACCATTGCCTACTGAGAGACCACAGGTAGGATAGAGACAAGAGAATAATAGATTATTCTGCCAAAAGTATTACCCAAGAGTGTACACTAGGGCAGTTGCGATTTTAACATGTAattcttggtggggcaaaaacatcaaacaaataTTAATGCATGCCAGTAAGGCCACTACACAGCACAACACTAAAAAATATATTACTTTAACGGTGACAAAGGTACCCACAAACTGTTTGGGACTACatgaagctgtcccaacagcagagcttttttttcagcaccatggagtgaatccttaccaccgct from Oncorhynchus clarkii lewisi isolate Uvic-CL-2024 chromosome 25, UVic_Ocla_1.0, whole genome shotgun sequence encodes the following:
- the LOC139384163 gene encoding protein LBH-like is translated as MTEVMNTQEPVIKDFSVAGAASGDQGISFQIFPDTHERNPKLSKRLPSIVVEPSDGGNVESGELRWPPMDPNSVEAPGGMQPHKHTPLQTTQDQAADEDLNHGVQDSSEVVYGAVVEESN